In one Andrena cerasifolii isolate SP2316 chromosome 2, iyAndCera1_principal, whole genome shotgun sequence genomic region, the following are encoded:
- the Cbs gene encoding cystathionine beta-synthase, with amino-acid sequence MELVRPDRPSRCTWKPNATNSPHTCRTEHEDRNKILPDILTAIGQTPLIKLNNIPKAYGIKCEMYAKCEFLNPGGSVKDRIGYRMIQDAEEKGLLKPGYTIIEPTSGNTGIGLAMAAAVKGYRCIIVMPEKMSNEKVSTLHALGAEIVRTPTEASWDSPEAHINVAQKLQAEIPNSVVLDQYANPGNPLAHYDQTALEIWEQCDGKVDYLVAGAGTGGTITGIGRKLKELSPDTTIVAVDPKGSILAQSPELQDNVDFYEVEGIGYDFIPTVLDHNVIDKWIKTDDNESLKAARMLIRQEGLLCGGSSGAALTAALEIAKDIPEGKRVVIVLPDGIRNYMTKFVSDHWMEARGFLTSTCQNEANKWWWNIDISNLSFDKTHLFKENSTTCEEAIRILESKKSNQLIISNDNVHVKGVVVLNILMSNVISGAVKLSDFVERAMIKHYVKVKLSATLGQLSRVLEKESYAVILDDEHDNAFVGVIDQSYILNFVTKNNGSIKSNN; translated from the exons atggaattggTAAGACCAGACCGACCTAGTCGTTGCACGTGGAAACCAAATGCAACGAATTCACCGCATACATGTAGAACGGA ACATGAAGATCGCAATAAAATATTGCCTGATATTTTAACAGCTATTGGGCAGACACCACTCATAAAATTGAACAACATTCCGAAGGCTTATGGAATTAAGTGTGAGATGT ACGCAAAATGTGAGTTCCTCAATCCTGGTGGTTCTGTGAAAGACAGAATTGGATATAGAATGATTCAAGATGCAGAAGAGAAAGGTTTATTAAAACCAGGATATACCATCATTGAACCTACAAGTGGGAATACAGGAATTGGTTTAGCAATGGCTGCTGCAGTGAAAGGTTACAGATGTATTATTGTTATGCCAGAAAAAATGTCTAATGAGAAGGTGTCCACGCTACATGCACTTGGTGCTGAAATTGTACGGACACCAACAGAAGCAAGTTGGGATAGTCCAGAGGCACACATTAATGTTGCGcagaaattacaagctgaaATCCCAAATTCCGTTGTTTTAGATCAG TATGCTAACCCTGGAAACCCACTGGCACATTATGATCAAACTGCACTTGAAATTTGGGAACAGTGTGATGGAAAAGTAGATTATTTGGTAGCCGGTGCAGGTACTGGCGGCACTATTACTGGTATTGGACGAAAGTTGAAGGAATTATCACCAGATACAACAATTGTTGCTGTAGACCCCAAAGGGAGTATTTTAGCTCAGTCACCCGAATTGCAGGATAATGTCGATTTTTACGAAGTAGAAGGAATTGG ctATGACTTTATACCTACAGTTCTAGATCATAATGTAATTGATAAATGGATAAAAACCGATGATAATGAATCATTAAAAGCTGCTAGAATGCTTATACGTCAAGAAGGATTATTGTGCGGCGGTAGTAGCGGAGCTGCACTTACAGCTGCTCTTGAAATAGCTAAAGATATCCCTGAGGGGAAGCGCGTTGTTATTGTTTTACCCGATGGAATACGAAATTATATGACTAAGTTTGTGTCGGACCATTGGATGGAAGCTAGGGGATTTTTA ACATCTACGTGCCAAAATGAAGCAAACAAGTGGTGGTGGAATATCGACATTTCAAATTTATCTTTTGATAAAACGCATTTGTTTAAGGAGAATAGTACAACATGTGAAGAAGCTATTCGTATTTTGGAAAGTAAAAAATCTAACCAATTAATTATTAGCAATGATAATGTACACGTAAAAGGTGTAGTCGTTCTAAATATACTTATGTCAAATGTAATATCTGGTGCAGTAAAGCTTTCAGATTTTGTAGAAAGGGCTATGATTAAACATTACGTAAAAGTTAAACTCTCAGCAACACTTGGCCAATTATCGCGTGTTCTTGAAAAAGAATCATACGCAGTTATCTTAGACGATGAACATGACAATGCTTTCGTCGGGGTTATAGACCAATCTTACATTTTAAACTTTGTTACTAAAAATAATGGTTCAATAAAGTCTAATAACTAG
- the Trs33 gene encoding trafficking protein particle complex subunit Trs33, with protein MRQQIIDTKSNSHAFGEADECLFEYLHTEMVNYTLSKTFEKKEKEEELCRLEWMGFSVGYRIIERLTREWNRFKDELDMIKFICTDFWSSLYHKQIDNLRTNHHGVYVLQDNSFRLLDKVGTNNNKQYLQESPRLLAFTCGLLRGSLANLGIISTVNAEISTLPSCKFHVQVQRI; from the exons ATGAGACAACAAATAATTGATACAAAGAGCAATTCTCATGCGTTTGGAGAAGCTGACGAATGTCTTTTTGAATATTTGCACACAGAGATGGTTAATTATACTCTCAGcaaaacatttgaaaaaaag gagaaagaagaagaacTTTGTCGACTGGAATGGATGGGATTCAGTGTTGGCTACAGAATCATTGAAAGATTGACACGAGAATGGAATCGATTTAAAGACGAGCTGGACatgataaaatttatttgtacagATTTCTGGTCCAGTCTTTATCATAAACAAATTGATAATTTAAGAACAAACCACCACGGTGTATATGTATTGCAAGATAACTCCTTTCGATTATTAGATAAAGTAGGCaccaataataataaacaatatcTCCAAGAAAGTCCACGCTTATTAGCATTTACGTGTGGACTTTTGAGAGGGAGTTTAGCAAATCTTGGAATAATTAGTACTGTTAATGCTGAGATTTCTACGTTACCAAGTTGCAAATTCCATGTACAAGTACAACGaatttaa